ATGGAAGATTTCTGGGTGGGAGACCACTGACTCCTTTAATGTCCGATATGCTTGCTTGATCGTCCAAATATCGCTTGCTCAGACTTTCCGTTGGTAAGAAGGCATGGCATAAAAGCATTATGAAAAGTGAACACACCATCGAAGCCACCATTGCTCGCCATGCACCTCACGACGGTACGTTTGAAACGCAGCTGCCGGGGTTGAAGCTCATTCGCTGTTCCGAGACGACATTGCCGATGCCTGTCGTCTACGAGCCGACACTTTGCCTCGTCGCACAGGGGCGAAAGCAGGCGGTTCTCGGGCAGACAAGCTTTGTCTATGATCCCTCCAGCTATCTGGTCGCCTCCGTTGATCTTCCGGTCATGGGATCGGTAATCGAAGCATCGAAAGACAAACCTTATCTTTCGATGCAACTCGACCTTGACACCGTGGAGTTGGCGGATCTGGCAATTCGCTATCCTTCAGAACAGCACGCGCCAATCAACGGCCCTATCGGCCTGTTACTTAACAAGGTGGATGAGGGTATCATTGATGCCGCTTCGCGTCTCCTTGCGCTGCTGGACACGCCTCGAGATATCGACGCCCTTTCACCGCTGGCGAAGCGTGAGATATTATATCGTCTCATTACCGGTGTTGGAGGAGCGGCGTTGCGACAGATCGTGCAAGCTGGCGCGCATGTCAATCAGATCGCACGGTCTATTGTGTGGATCAGGAAGCACTTTCGCGAGACCTGTTCGGTGGAAGCTGGCGCCGAAGTGGCCGGGATGAGCCGCTCTACGTTTCACGCGCATTTCAAAGCGGTCACCAATATGAGTCCACTAGAATTCCGCACACAGCTTAGGCTTCAGGAGGCTCGTCGTCTGATGCTTAGTGAAGGTCTGGACGCAGCAACCGCAGGTTTCCAGGTCGGCTATGCGAGTCCGTCCCAGTTTTCGAGAGAATATGGCAGGGTTTTCGGCATGTCGCCCGCCAAGCATGCGAATGCTTTGCGCCAATCGCCCAAGCAGTGGATTGAACCCTTGGCACCAGTGAGTTGATGTGTTTCCTCCGCTATCTTTGAACCTGGGTCAGTAAAGTCGGCGCGGTGGCAGCCACGCATTGAAGATATTGCTCGAAACCGACGCTGCGGCGTGTTTGTCACCGTCAAGTACGTACCAACCGTCCCCAACAGTGAAATGATTTGACGGCCGGCGAGGTAGGATGGATGAGGACGTTAGACGAAAAGCCCAGCGCTCGACAGCCGGTTCACCGACTGACCAGCCGCGCCTTTCGTGACGCCAAGATCTGCTGCCATTGGCGTGAGCACTGCCGTGGATAGCAATTCGCTGCTGATCATGGCAGAACTGTCTAAGGTCCGTGCTTGAAACAGAAGGGACGACACGGCGATTGACTGCTTTGCCTCGTGCAGCCACCAGACTGTTGATTGCCACTGAGAACTGACCCCAGGCTTCGCGAAGATTGTGAGGCACTTATTCGGGAGGACTATGCCCGTTGTAATCCTGGTGACTCGCTGGAGTGGTTAAAACATCGAGCGCGCTTTTCGAAACTGGACCAGGGCATCCTTTATGAATGGATAGGTATCGCATCGAAACGAGTTCGACAGCAGGAATAGAGGCCAACTGCCCTTGTTATTCGCGCAAAGCAGAAGTCATTTTAGCGGCATCCTATCCGTCTGAAAATTACAAGTCTCCGTGGACTCAGGCCCCCGCAACCAAATCCTACGCTACACTATCCAACAATAGCCAAAACTTCGATCCAGTACGCCAAAACGCTACAATCAAACAGGCTAAATCCCCGACATAAAACACTAATTCTAAAATCAACAGGTGCAAAGCGGGTTGCACGTTTGCGTTGACGATGCGGCGTGCCTGAGGGATATATGATGTGGCGGCAGTTAAATGCCGCATCCCTCACAGGCCGGAAGCGCCACGCGGAATACATATCTTTCATCGAAGTTGCCGGAGCTCGTTGATCTTGTCATGGCAACGCCGCTTGTTCATGCCGGGGCGGTCACGAAAACGCTCGGGGTTACGCCGCAGGCGGCGCGGCGGATCAGCTCGCTGCGGGCGCGACGCTTTTGAAGTCGAGAGTGATCAATAGCGCAACGACGAATGCGGCGACTGTGGCAAACAGAAATGCTCCGGCGAAGATGGAAAGCGCTTTTGCCGCGCCTATGCCAAGGTCGTGCATGAACCAGCGCACCTGTGCTTGTGCATACCAGAACAAGGCAACGCCTATCGCGAAGACATGGAACTTGATGCCTGCCTTGAGCACAACGTTCCAGGCGGTCGGCTCTATCTGTTCGATGCATTCAGCAAGGCGCGGATAAAGTTCCATCTTGTCCGTCAGGCCCATCAGGGTTTCGGTGACCCCGGTCTGATTGGACAGCCAGTCGCCTGCGCACGATCATGCAGAGCGTCGCGCGGCAGGTTTCGCTCGATCCCGGCGACGGCATGGATCTGTGAGGCACCCATGACAAAACCGCCCCGCAAGCACCGCCTCTCGGTCTATCTCGATCCTTCCGTCATGCGCCAGCTCGCCGAGTATGCCGCGCGCCGCGACCATTCCCGTTCGCTGG
This is a stretch of genomic DNA from Agrobacterium fabrum str. C58. It encodes these proteins:
- a CDS encoding AraC family transcriptional regulator, whose translation is MKSEHTIEATIARHAPHDGTFETQLPGLKLIRCSETTLPMPVVYEPTLCLVAQGRKQAVLGQTSFVYDPSSYLVASVDLPVMGSVIEASKDKPYLSMQLDLDTVELADLAIRYPSEQHAPINGPIGLLLNKVDEGIIDAASRLLALLDTPRDIDALSPLAKREILYRLITGVGGAALRQIVQAGAHVNQIARSIVWIRKHFRETCSVEAGAEVAGMSRSTFHAHFKAVTNMSPLEFRTQLRLQEARRLMLSEGLDAATAGFQVGYASPSQFSREYGRVFGMSPAKHANALRQSPKQWIEPLAPVS